A genomic region of Catalinimonas niigatensis contains the following coding sequences:
- a CDS encoding chemotaxis protein CheD has translation MSCKPIVKEKKYFLHPSAIFASKEPTVVSTILGTCVAVCMYDTVLHIGGVNHYIMPWYQEEGRQLGKILSDKSSHTKFGNIAIDKLLQKMLALGAKHEHLQAKIFGGMSRTHANMFHIGERNAEVASLYLKHLDIPVLVQHVGGQYARKLIFHTHSGEVRMKLLLHSPAVQ, from the coding sequence ATGTCCTGCAAGCCCATTGTGAAAGAAAAAAAGTACTTTCTACATCCTTCAGCCATTTTTGCCAGTAAGGAGCCAACCGTCGTATCTACAATATTGGGTACTTGCGTAGCAGTTTGCATGTACGATACTGTACTGCATATCGGAGGTGTCAATCATTATATCATGCCCTGGTATCAGGAGGAAGGGAGGCAACTGGGAAAAATACTCTCAGACAAAAGCAGCCACACAAAGTTCGGTAATATAGCGATTGACAAGCTGTTGCAGAAAATGCTGGCGCTCGGAGCAAAACATGAACATTTACAAGCCAAAATTTTTGGAGGGATGTCGCGTACACATGCCAATATGTTTCATATCGGAGAAAGAAATGCAGAGGTCGCCAGTCTGTACCTGAAGCATCTGGACATTCCTGTGCTGGTACAGCATGTAGGAGGGCAGTATGCGCGTAAGCTTATTTTCCATACGCATAGCGGTGAAGTAAGAATGAAACTTCTTCTCCATTCTCCTGCTGTTCAATAA
- a CDS encoding 2-oxoacid:acceptor oxidoreductase subunit alpha, whose translation MMTVSAVNDMVIRFANVNGTGSASANEMFAKAIFRMGIPVSPKNIFPSNIQGLPTWYEVRVSEQGYLGRRDGVDLLVGVNPQSYAKDIASIKEGGYFVYDSTKKLHPDYVRKGIQYVGIPMMQMCMENYDNPRHQQLFKNIVYVGALVALLDIEIEVIQDIIRAQFSKKEKLIPPNFKALDLGYQYARSHFDCPLHIRLERRDNVGDQIMIDGNTATGLGAIYAGATVAAWYPITPSTSVVKAFETYVKKLRVDPETGKKKYAIVQAEDELAAIGMVIGATWNGARAFTATSGPGVSLMSEFLGLAYFAEIPVVLVNVQRGGPSTGMPTRTQQSDLLSSAYASHGDTKHVLLFPSTPAECFDMSVKAFDLADRLQTPVIMMSDLDLGMNSHMSPPLKWDDERKYDLGKVLNAEELEKIEKYGRYLDVDGDGICYRTIPGTHPTKGSFFTRGTSRDEYARYSEDGDVYQRIVDRLSKKWETAKSAVPVPEVYQEGSRSTQGIIFFGTSSYAALEALDLLKQQGIMLDAMRIKAFPFNSTVEDFIEVHEEVFVIEQNRDKQFRSLLVNELEVSPKKLSPILNYDGTPITADTIMQQIMHHLPASVSVVSSNHKSKTL comes from the coding sequence ATGATGACAGTGAGTGCGGTAAATGATATGGTGATTCGTTTTGCCAATGTAAATGGAACGGGTTCGGCAAGTGCCAATGAAATGTTTGCCAAAGCCATTTTTCGTATGGGAATCCCCGTCTCTCCCAAAAATATTTTTCCTTCCAATATACAGGGTTTACCTACCTGGTACGAAGTTCGTGTCAGCGAGCAGGGCTATCTGGGAAGAAGGGATGGTGTGGATTTGCTGGTGGGCGTAAACCCACAGAGCTACGCCAAGGACATAGCCTCCATCAAAGAAGGGGGCTATTTTGTTTATGATAGCACCAAAAAGCTGCACCCTGACTATGTCCGGAAAGGAATCCAATACGTAGGCATCCCCATGATGCAGATGTGTATGGAAAACTATGACAATCCCCGGCATCAGCAGCTTTTCAAGAATATTGTCTATGTAGGAGCACTGGTTGCTCTGCTGGATATTGAAATAGAAGTCATTCAGGATATCATCCGGGCGCAGTTCAGCAAAAAAGAAAAGCTGATTCCACCTAACTTCAAGGCACTGGATCTTGGTTATCAGTATGCCCGTTCCCATTTCGATTGTCCATTGCACATTCGGCTGGAGCGGCGCGATAATGTAGGTGACCAGATCATGATTGATGGAAACACCGCTACCGGACTGGGAGCGATTTATGCCGGAGCTACTGTAGCCGCCTGGTATCCCATCACCCCTTCTACTTCCGTGGTCAAAGCTTTTGAGACCTATGTAAAAAAGCTAAGAGTTGACCCGGAAACGGGGAAAAAGAAATATGCCATCGTGCAGGCAGAAGACGAGCTGGCAGCCATAGGCATGGTGATCGGTGCTACCTGGAACGGGGCACGCGCCTTTACTGCTACCAGTGGGCCGGGGGTATCGCTGATGAGTGAGTTTCTTGGGCTGGCCTATTTTGCCGAAATTCCGGTGGTGCTGGTCAATGTACAGCGGGGCGGGCCTTCCACCGGTATGCCAACCCGTACCCAGCAGTCTGATCTTTTGTCATCGGCTTATGCCTCTCATGGCGATACCAAGCATGTATTGTTATTTCCCAGTACTCCGGCAGAGTGTTTCGATATGTCAGTAAAGGCTTTTGATCTGGCAGATCGACTGCAAACACCAGTGATTATGATGTCGGACCTGGACCTGGGCATGAACAGCCATATGTCGCCCCCATTGAAATGGGATGATGAACGCAAGTATGATTTAGGCAAAGTACTCAATGCGGAAGAACTGGAGAAGATAGAAAAATACGGACGTTACCTGGATGTGGATGGAGATGGCATCTGCTACCGAACCATCCCCGGCACGCATCCGACGAAAGGGTCATTCTTTACCCGGGGAACTTCCCGCGATGAATATGCCCGCTATTCCGAAGATGGCGATGTGTACCAGCGCATCGTAGATAGACTAAGCAAAAAATGGGAAACCGCTAAAAGTGCTGTGCCTGTCCCGGAAGTCTACCAGGAAGGCAGCCGGAGCACGCAGGGAATTATTTTCTTTGGTACCTCTTCGTATGCCGCATTGGAAGCTCTTGACTTACTAAAACAGCAGGGAATCATGCTGGATGCTATGCGCATCAAGGCTTTTCCTTTCAATAGTACGGTAGAGGACTTTATAGAAGTGCATGAGGAGGTCTTTGTAATTGAGCAAAACCGCGATAAGCAGTTCCGTTCTCTGCTGGTCAATGAGCTGGAAGTGTCTCCCAAAAAGTTAAGCCCTATCCTGAATTACGACGGTACGCCGATTACCGCCGATACCATCATGCAGCAGATCATGCATCATTTGCCAGCCAGCGTTTCAGTTGTCAGTTCCAACCACAAAAGTAAAACCCTATGA
- a CDS encoding CheR family methyltransferase — MEYNYTLARLTNKEFELLSRFIYEQFGIKMPLAKKTLLECRLQKRLRALQIENFKQYIEFLFSKTGSVQELLLMANVVTTNKTDFFREAAHFNFLRALDWNTYFGGDTSGKVLRVWSAACSSGEEPYTLAMTLQELNAFDYQILGTDLSKEVLEKAFTAIYTDERVLPVPLMYKQKYFLKHKDPKKRVLRIAPELRKKVSFRQLNLMDNSYDLPAKQDIIFCRNVLIYFDRLTQEKVIRKLCAQLKEGGYLFIGHSESLSDLRLPLIQKKSTVYQKTHTNTWGGLGAVHKPLYHASTPFEK, encoded by the coding sequence ATGGAGTACAATTATACCTTAGCCCGACTCACGAATAAGGAATTTGAATTGCTGAGTCGTTTCATTTATGAGCAGTTTGGCATTAAAATGCCTCTGGCCAAAAAAACACTTTTGGAATGCAGGCTTCAGAAGCGGCTTCGTGCTTTGCAAATAGAAAACTTCAAGCAGTACATAGAATTTCTTTTTAGCAAAACAGGAAGCGTGCAGGAGTTATTATTGATGGCCAATGTAGTGACGACCAATAAAACAGATTTCTTTAGAGAGGCTGCCCATTTTAATTTTCTCAGAGCTTTGGATTGGAACACTTATTTTGGAGGAGATACTTCAGGCAAGGTACTGAGAGTATGGAGTGCTGCATGTTCTTCAGGAGAGGAACCTTATACACTGGCGATGACACTACAGGAGTTGAATGCTTTTGACTATCAGATATTGGGAACAGATCTGTCCAAAGAGGTTTTGGAAAAAGCCTTCACGGCCATTTATACCGATGAACGTGTGCTGCCTGTACCTTTGATGTATAAACAGAAATACTTCCTCAAACACAAAGATCCTAAGAAACGTGTTCTGCGGATAGCGCCCGAACTCAGAAAGAAGGTGAGCTTCCGCCAGTTGAATCTGATGGATAATAGCTATGACTTGCCAGCCAAGCAGGACATCATCTTTTGCCGCAATGTACTGATCTATTTTGACCGCCTTACCCAGGAAAAAGTAATCAGGAAACTCTGTGCACAACTGAAAGAGGGAGGGTATCTGTTCATTGGCCATTCCGAATCGCTATCAGACCTACGTCTTCCTCTTATCCAGAAGAAATCCACTGTGTATCAGAAAACGCATACAAATACCTGGGGAGGTTTAGGAGCAGTACATAAGCCCTTGTACCATGCCTCTACTCCATTTGAAAAATAA
- a CDS encoding ATP-binding protein, with amino-acid sequence MPNASMENRSSIGQKIDLFKGGGEMGALIRAYSWYDHPMGDPEGWPQSLKIGIRMILDSGYPMFIWWSDELYMFHNDAYLPALGKKHPEALGAKAPEMWSEIWDQIGQVTENILRQGQQFNAEDLLLLLDRKGFAEETYWTFSYSPMPHDDGSVGGVFCACSEVSKKVIGQRRLKSLKDVADTSVQRYNAEAACHNTCDVLSENAYDIPFGLIYLLRENENKAFLAGLTSNVDSKIAPSLVDLTDSESQSEKLFAKVLQNQQKEIINKRDIENLLGEISPAPWEEAIVQAVVIPIVKPGKAQVSGFFVLGISPKLEYDADYQNFHELLAGQLATAIASAEILEEEHKRIEALAEIDKAKTVFFSNISHEFRTPLTLMLGPLNDMLNNDLAQPVKVQIERVQRNGQRMLKLVNTLLEFSRMEAGRVQARFQSVDLSQLTIELSSVFRSAIENAGLRLHVDCPPLPEAVYVDPRMWERIIFNLLSNALKFTFEGEITVRLSSTEHAVMLNVEDTGTGIPAEELPHLFSRFHRIEGARSRTHEGSGIGLAMVAELVKLHGGDVAVESAPDQGTVFSVMLPLGKAHLPAAQLAAPGLEKDPQLHQAYTAEEYLDWLDQQDLDQLSEPALPKIEREDSVENADAIARVLLVDDNADMRSYLTHILSADYEVMTASNGSEAWNIISKVRPDLVVSDVMMPVMDGLALLNKIRSEEQTRTIPVILLSARAGEEAQVEGIQAGADDYLTKPFSTKELKARIKTNLKLSQLHQELNLKEQYARSEAERQQAKLLELFSQAPVAIGVLKGPQHITEAVNPAICEFWGRSADELLGKPLFDVLSEVRGQGFEEMLDGVFKSGKPYVGNEVPARVKRNNKEEGVYFNFVYHPWRDEGKVIGVIIVATEVTEQVKGRKALEAKHEELLKINADLDNFIHMASHDLKSPIANIEGLMEVLNSFLSPETIDFPQVEKIMSIVNSSIERFKNTIADLAEVARLQREENTDEDWLDLEEVIEEVRLDLDAAIQEADARLDIDVSACEKLRFSSKNLRSIVYNLLSNAIKYRSPDRKLHIKLQCKEVGGALRLSVSDNGLGMQPRDQKQLFTMFKRFHHHVDGTGVGLSIVKKIMDNAGGRVEVESEVGRGSTFRIYFKL; translated from the coding sequence ATGCCAAACGCATCAATGGAAAATCGTTCTTCTATAGGTCAAAAGATAGATTTATTTAAAGGAGGAGGAGAAATGGGGGCATTGATTAGAGCATATTCCTGGTATGACCATCCTATGGGTGATCCGGAAGGATGGCCACAAAGCCTGAAAATAGGCATCCGTATGATATTGGATTCAGGTTATCCTATGTTCATCTGGTGGTCCGATGAGCTGTATATGTTTCATAATGATGCTTATCTTCCGGCTCTTGGGAAAAAACATCCTGAAGCGCTGGGAGCCAAAGCTCCTGAGATGTGGTCAGAAATATGGGATCAGATCGGTCAGGTTACAGAAAATATTCTTAGGCAAGGACAGCAATTTAATGCCGAAGACCTCTTATTACTACTAGACCGTAAAGGCTTTGCAGAAGAAACATACTGGACGTTTTCCTATAGTCCTATGCCTCATGATGATGGTAGTGTGGGCGGTGTTTTTTGTGCTTGTAGTGAGGTAAGTAAAAAGGTGATTGGGCAAAGACGGCTGAAAAGCCTGAAAGATGTAGCCGACACGAGTGTGCAACGCTATAATGCAGAAGCAGCCTGCCACAATACCTGTGATGTACTTTCTGAAAATGCGTATGACATCCCTTTTGGTCTGATTTACTTGCTCAGGGAAAACGAGAATAAAGCGTTTTTAGCAGGACTAACAAGCAATGTAGATTCGAAAATAGCTCCATCGCTTGTTGATCTTACGGATAGTGAAAGTCAAAGCGAGAAGTTATTTGCTAAAGTTTTGCAAAACCAGCAAAAAGAAATCATCAATAAGAGGGATATAGAAAATCTTTTGGGAGAAATATCTCCTGCTCCCTGGGAAGAAGCGATAGTGCAAGCCGTAGTAATTCCCATTGTGAAACCGGGCAAAGCGCAAGTAAGCGGTTTTTTTGTGCTGGGGATTAGCCCCAAGCTGGAGTATGATGCCGACTATCAGAATTTTCATGAGCTGCTGGCCGGACAGCTCGCTACCGCCATTGCCAGTGCGGAAATACTGGAAGAAGAACATAAGCGCATTGAAGCACTGGCTGAGATAGACAAAGCCAAAACGGTCTTTTTCAGCAACATCAGTCATGAGTTTCGTACTCCTCTCACCCTGATGCTGGGGCCACTCAATGATATGCTGAATAATGACCTGGCACAGCCAGTCAAAGTGCAGATAGAGCGGGTTCAGCGTAATGGACAACGCATGCTTAAGCTGGTCAACACGCTGCTTGAATTTTCTCGTATGGAAGCAGGGAGAGTACAGGCTCGCTTTCAGTCGGTAGATTTGTCTCAGCTGACTATTGAGCTTAGCAGTGTATTCCGCTCCGCCATAGAAAATGCCGGATTGCGGCTGCATGTAGATTGTCCTCCCCTGCCCGAAGCCGTATATGTAGATCCTCGCATGTGGGAACGAATTATTTTTAATTTACTTTCCAATGCGTTGAAGTTCACCTTTGAAGGAGAAATCACCGTGCGCCTTTCTTCTACTGAGCATGCTGTTATGTTAAATGTAGAAGACACTGGTACCGGTATTCCTGCCGAAGAATTACCGCATCTCTTCTCCCGCTTTCATCGCATTGAGGGAGCCAGAAGCCGTACACACGAAGGCTCAGGAATAGGGCTGGCGATGGTGGCTGAATTGGTGAAACTGCATGGAGGAGATGTAGCCGTAGAGAGTGCGCCAGATCAGGGAACTGTCTTTTCTGTTATGTTACCTCTTGGTAAAGCGCATCTTCCGGCAGCACAACTCGCAGCGCCAGGTTTAGAAAAAGACCCTCAGTTGCATCAGGCTTATACGGCAGAAGAATACCTGGATTGGCTGGACCAACAGGACCTGGATCAATTGTCTGAACCTGCACTCCCCAAGATAGAGAGAGAGGATAGCGTAGAAAATGCAGATGCTATTGCTCGCGTACTATTGGTAGATGATAATGCAGACATGCGAAGCTATCTGACCCATATCCTTTCTGCTGATTATGAGGTGATGACTGCCTCTAACGGCAGTGAAGCCTGGAATATCATAAGCAAAGTCAGGCCAGACCTGGTGGTTTCTGATGTAATGATGCCCGTGATGGATGGCCTTGCCCTCCTCAATAAAATTCGTAGTGAAGAACAGACCCGTACTATTCCGGTAATTTTACTTTCTGCCAGAGCAGGTGAAGAAGCTCAGGTAGAAGGCATACAGGCTGGAGCAGATGATTACCTGACCAAACCTTTTAGTACCAAGGAGTTAAAGGCACGCATAAAAACCAATCTGAAACTTTCTCAGTTGCATCAGGAACTTAACCTTAAAGAGCAGTATGCCCGTAGCGAGGCAGAGCGGCAACAGGCAAAATTACTTGAACTTTTCAGTCAGGCTCCGGTAGCCATTGGTGTGCTTAAAGGACCTCAACACATAACAGAAGCTGTTAATCCGGCAATATGTGAATTCTGGGGTAGATCAGCTGATGAATTATTGGGTAAACCTCTCTTTGATGTACTTAGTGAAGTCAGAGGTCAGGGGTTTGAAGAGATGCTGGATGGCGTATTTAAGTCTGGCAAACCTTATGTAGGAAATGAAGTGCCTGCCCGAGTGAAGCGCAATAATAAAGAGGAAGGCGTATATTTTAACTTTGTATACCACCCCTGGCGCGACGAAGGAAAGGTAATTGGGGTAATTATCGTGGCTACCGAGGTGACTGAGCAGGTTAAAGGCCGCAAAGCACTAGAAGCAAAACATGAGGAACTGCTGAAGATCAATGCTGATCTGGATAATTTCATTCATATGGCATCCCATGACCTCAAGTCTCCCATAGCCAATATTGAAGGCTTGATGGAGGTACTGAACAGTTTTCTATCTCCTGAGACCATAGATTTTCCTCAAGTGGAAAAAATAATGAGTATTGTCAATAGCTCGATAGAACGTTTTAAAAATACCATTGCTGATCTGGCAGAGGTAGCCAGACTACAGCGGGAAGAAAACACAGATGAAGACTGGCTGGACCTTGAAGAAGTGATTGAAGAAGTACGGCTGGACCTGGATGCAGCTATTCAGGAAGCAGATGCCCGTCTGGATATTGATGTTTCTGCCTGTGAAAAGCTGCGTTTTTCATCTAAAAACCTGCGAAGTATTGTCTATAATTTACTCTCTAATGCCATCAAATATCGTTCGCCAGACCGAAAGCTTCACATTAAGTTACAGTGTAAAGAGGTCGGAGGAGCTCTCCGGCTTAGCGTATCTGACAATGGACTAGGGATGCAACCCAGAGATCAGAAACAGCTTTTCACCATGTTCAAACGCTTTCATCATCATGTGGATGGCACAGGTGTAGGCCTCTCTATTGTCAAAAAGATCATGGATAATGCCGGGGGCAGGGTAGAAGTAGAAAGTGAAGTAGGCCGTGGCTCGACCTTCAGGATATATTTTAAATTATAA
- a CDS encoding protein-glutamate methylesterase/protein-glutamine glutaminase, whose amino-acid sequence MTTKLKVFIIDDSAFMRQLLTEILESDPHIKVVGTASDPFVAAKKLASEVPDVITLDVEMPRMDGITFLRKLMSQHPLPVVVISSLTGKGSETAVKALEYGAVEVIQKPDLYDKVKLEEAKIRLIDSVKAAQLSRVSRRKVREVYTVEKKLSADVVMAPARGNSMIKTTEKVVAVGASTGGTEALRDFLSALPADSPGIIIVQHMPEMFTRSFANRLNQLCKISVKEAENGDTVIRGRALIAPGNKHMLLKRSGARYYVDVVDGPLVNRHRPSVDVLFRSVAEYAGKNSIGIIMTGMGDDGAKGMLEMKQAGAYTIAQDEKSCVVFGMPKEAIKLNAVDKILPLEHISKYVTN is encoded by the coding sequence ATGACTACTAAGCTTAAAGTTTTTATCATAGATGATTCTGCTTTCATGAGGCAGTTGCTGACAGAGATTCTGGAATCCGATCCACACATCAAAGTGGTAGGCACAGCCTCTGACCCCTTTGTAGCTGCAAAAAAGCTAGCATCAGAGGTGCCGGATGTGATTACATTGGATGTAGAAATGCCCCGTATGGATGGCATTACTTTCTTAAGAAAGCTGATGTCTCAGCATCCTCTTCCGGTGGTGGTGATCAGCAGCTTAACCGGTAAAGGCTCAGAGACTGCTGTAAAAGCGTTGGAGTATGGGGCGGTTGAAGTGATACAAAAACCTGATTTATATGATAAAGTAAAATTGGAAGAAGCCAAAATAAGGTTAATAGATAGTGTGAAGGCTGCCCAGCTATCAAGAGTGAGCAGGAGAAAAGTAAGAGAAGTTTATACGGTAGAAAAAAAATTATCTGCTGATGTAGTAATGGCTCCTGCAAGAGGAAACAGTATGATCAAGACTACCGAGAAAGTAGTGGCAGTAGGCGCTTCTACCGGAGGCACAGAAGCTTTAAGAGATTTCTTGAGTGCCCTTCCTGCTGATTCGCCTGGTATCATCATCGTGCAGCACATGCCCGAAATGTTTACCAGATCTTTTGCCAACCGACTGAACCAACTCTGCAAAATCAGCGTCAAGGAAGCAGAAAATGGGGATACAGTCATCAGAGGCAGGGCATTGATCGCTCCCGGTAACAAACATATGCTACTGAAGAGAAGCGGCGCCCGCTACTATGTAGATGTGGTAGACGGGCCTTTGGTGAATCGTCACCGGCCATCAGTAGATGTGCTCTTCAGATCAGTAGCAGAATATGCCGGAAAAAACAGCATAGGCATCATCATGACCGGTATGGGGGATGATGGTGCCAAAGGTATGCTGGAAATGAAGCAGGCAGGAGCTTATACCATTGCCCAGGATGAAAAAAGCTGCGTAGTGTTTGGCATGCCCAAAGAAGCCATCAAACTCAATGCCGTAGATAAAATTTTGCCTTTAGAGCACATCAGTAAATATGTTACAAATTGA
- a CDS encoding 2-oxoacid:ferredoxin oxidoreductase subunit beta, giving the protein MTFVKPAFRHPGLPKNKIGFRKADYEGAISTLCAGCGHDSISGAIIQACYEMAIEPHKIAKLSGIGCSSKTPTYFLGNSHGFNSVHGRMPSIATGANLANRDLIYLGVSGDGDTASIGLGQFCHVLRRNLNMVYIVMNNGCYGLTKGQDSATADFGSMSKEGSVNPFQPIDLVGLSLELGASFVARSFSGDKTQLVPLIKAAMSHPGFALLDILSPCVTFNNNTGSTKSYDYVRDHIEATSVLDFVPEKEEITVDYEEGTSSSVVMHDGSLIQLSKLSPHWNPTNRDSAVNRLQEAKAKGEILTGLLYIDPKSVELHQILDTVEKPLNTLREKDLNPGTSALEKINASFR; this is encoded by the coding sequence ATGACTTTCGTAAAACCTGCCTTTCGTCATCCCGGCCTACCAAAAAATAAAATCGGCTTCCGCAAAGCGGATTACGAAGGAGCTATCTCTACCCTTTGTGCCGGTTGCGGACACGACTCTATCAGCGGAGCCATCATCCAAGCCTGCTATGAAATGGCCATAGAACCTCATAAGATCGCCAAGCTTTCCGGTATCGGTTGTTCTTCCAAAACGCCTACTTATTTTCTGGGCAACTCTCACGGCTTCAACTCAGTGCACGGACGTATGCCTTCCATCGCTACCGGAGCCAATCTCGCAAATCGCGACCTGATCTACCTGGGAGTTTCCGGCGATGGGGATACCGCATCTATCGGATTGGGACAGTTTTGCCATGTACTTCGCCGCAATCTGAATATGGTGTACATTGTCATGAACAATGGCTGCTACGGCCTCACCAAAGGTCAGGATTCCGCTACCGCCGATTTTGGTTCTATGAGTAAAGAAGGTTCAGTGAATCCTTTTCAACCCATTGATCTGGTAGGGTTGTCTCTGGAACTGGGAGCCAGCTTTGTGGCCCGTAGCTTCTCAGGAGACAAAACACAATTGGTGCCGCTGATCAAAGCAGCCATGTCGCATCCTGGCTTTGCCCTGCTGGATATCCTTTCTCCCTGCGTCACTTTCAACAACAATACAGGTTCTACCAAATCTTATGATTATGTGAGAGACCATATTGAGGCTACCTCTGTCCTGGATTTTGTACCTGAAAAGGAAGAGATCACGGTAGATTATGAAGAAGGTACTTCTTCCAGCGTAGTAATGCACGATGGCTCTTTGATACAACTTAGCAAGCTGAGTCCGCACTGGAATCCTACCAACCGCGATTCGGCGGTCAATCGCTTGCAGGAAGCCAAAGCCAAAGGGGAAATCCTTACCGGTTTGCTCTACATTGACCCTAAAAGCGTTGAACTTCATCAAATACTGGATACGGTGGAAAAACCGCTGAATACGTTGAGAGAAAAAGACTTAAACCCTGGAACGTCGGCCCTGGAAAAGATCAATGCTTCATTCAGGTAG
- a CDS encoding FAD-dependent oxidoreductase, which translates to MKPTDINNPEYFHKVVDCQYACPAHTPVPEYIRLIAAERYTDAYMVNWESNVFPGILGRTCDRPCEPACRRGRLEDEEPVAICRLKRVAADKKGEVKHRMPKAPEEKNGKKIALIGGGPASLTVARDLAPLGYEIHLYDEWHKGGGMMRTQIPAFRLPEEVLDEEVNYIIDMGIHTHFNHYVSSMKEILEKDYDAVFVGTGAPKGRELKLPGSEEAAKNIHIGIEFLASVAFGHIDKIGKKVIVLGGGNTAMDCCRTSRRLGGDEVKVVVRSPFNEMKASPWEISDAKSEDIPILNNMPPKEFVVENGKLKGVIFEKVKAEYDETGRRKLVPTGEPDEFIEADDVIIAIGQDNAFPWIERDLGIEFGKWDIPVLNKITFQSTLPKVFFGGDAAFGPENIITAAAHGHQAAISMHQYCQGKDVMERPAPMTNLIRQKMGIHEWSYDSPVVIDKRYPVPHEQKTITLTNRKIEVELGFDEPTGYKEAQRCLNCDVQTVFTESTCIECDACVDICPTTCITFTENGEEDDLRNRLNAPAENTSQDLYVSDILPTKRVMVKDEDVCLHCGLCAERCPTSAWDMQKYLYNVTKATKVL; encoded by the coding sequence TTGAAACCTACTGATATCAATAACCCTGAGTACTTCCACAAAGTAGTGGACTGCCAGTATGCCTGCCCGGCCCATACACCGGTACCCGAGTATATCAGGCTCATTGCCGCCGAGCGCTATACGGATGCCTATATGGTGAATTGGGAATCGAATGTATTTCCCGGCATACTGGGCCGTACCTGCGATCGCCCCTGTGAACCCGCCTGCCGACGCGGACGTCTCGAAGATGAAGAACCGGTAGCCATCTGCCGTCTCAAACGCGTTGCTGCTGATAAGAAGGGAGAGGTAAAACATCGGATGCCCAAAGCACCTGAGGAGAAAAACGGGAAAAAGATCGCATTGATTGGTGGAGGCCCTGCCTCTCTTACTGTAGCCAGAGACCTGGCTCCCCTCGGCTACGAAATTCATCTGTACGACGAATGGCACAAAGGTGGCGGTATGATGCGTACCCAGATCCCCGCTTTCCGCCTGCCCGAAGAGGTGCTGGATGAAGAAGTAAACTACATCATTGATATGGGCATCCATACCCACTTCAATCATTATGTCTCCAGCATGAAAGAAATCTTGGAGAAAGATTATGATGCAGTATTTGTAGGAACAGGCGCTCCAAAAGGTCGAGAACTTAAGCTTCCCGGCAGTGAAGAGGCCGCTAAGAACATTCACATTGGCATAGAGTTTCTGGCCAGCGTAGCTTTTGGGCATATAGATAAAATTGGTAAAAAAGTGATTGTATTGGGTGGTGGTAATACCGCGATGGACTGCTGCCGCACTTCACGCCGCCTGGGTGGCGATGAAGTCAAAGTAGTGGTACGCAGCCCTTTCAACGAGATGAAAGCTTCACCTTGGGAGATATCCGATGCAAAGTCAGAAGATATTCCTATCCTCAACAACATGCCTCCCAAAGAATTTGTGGTAGAAAATGGCAAGTTGAAGGGCGTAATTTTTGAAAAAGTAAAAGCAGAATATGACGAAACCGGCAGGCGGAAACTGGTACCCACCGGCGAGCCGGACGAATTTATTGAAGCTGACGACGTGATTATCGCCATCGGACAGGATAATGCCTTTCCCTGGATAGAAAGAGACCTCGGTATTGAATTCGGCAAGTGGGATATTCCGGTTTTGAACAAAATTACTTTCCAGTCTACCTTGCCCAAGGTATTTTTTGGCGGAGATGCTGCTTTTGGACCGGAAAATATCATCACGGCAGCAGCCCACGGCCATCAGGCAGCCATTTCTATGCATCAGTATTGCCAGGGAAAAGATGTGATGGAACGCCCGGCTCCGATGACCAACCTGATCCGGCAGAAGATGGGTATTCACGAATGGAGCTACGACAGTCCTGTGGTGATTGACAAGCGTTACCCGGTACCGCATGAGCAGAAGACGATTACCCTGACCAACCGCAAGATTGAAGTGGAACTGGGTTTTGACGAACCTACCGGCTACAAAGAAGCGCAGCGCTGCCTCAACTGTGACGTGCAAACGGTATTTACCGAAAGTACTTGCATAGAATGTGATGCATGTGTAGACATTTGCCCTACTACCTGTATCACCTTTACTGAAAATGGCGAAGAAGATGATCTCCGCAACCGGCTCAATGCTCCTGCTGAAAATACATCGCAGGACTTATATGTATCCGATATATTGCCTACCAAAAGGGTAATGGTCAAAGACGAAGATGTGTGTCTGCATTGCGGTTTGTGTGCAGAGCGCTGCCCCACTTCAGCCTGGGATATGCAAAAGTATTTATACAATGTAACCAAAGCTACCAAGGTGTTATGA